The following nucleotide sequence is from Solidesulfovibrio carbinolicus.
GTGGGCTTTCTTGCCCTGGTGGCGGATTTCGTCTTGAGGACCAAATGCCACGATGCCGGCAGTGCGCCCGGCCGGTTCGACTTCGATAGGTACAAGGAAGGCGAACTGTCACAGCGAGGGCATAGCTAAAGATGTTCGAAACAAGAGAGACTTAAAGGACTTTCATGAAAATTGGCGATGCGAAGCGGGCAACCCTGGCAGACAAGATGGCCGAGGCAAAGGACCTGTGCATGGCCCGCCTTCGATCCGTGCCACGCGAAAAACGGGACACTGTCGCCGACGCGATTCTCGCCCTTGCCGATCCCGAATGGTGGGACCGCCGGCAAAAGGGCTTGGATGTTTTCCTGCTTATCCTGGAGTCGCGCAAGGCAGAGGCCATGAAGATCATCCAAGAGGCCACCAAATAGATCGAAGGGCCGCTGGGCTCTCCTGTTAGAAAATCCCGAAGCGTTGGGATTGGGCGCACCTCGGCTGTAGGCTGCTTGGCGGCCTCTGGGAGGACGGATTGGGGGCGATCAAGACCACGTCCGCTGACGGCGGCTTATCGCCCCCCCCCTCTCGTCCCCGGGATCGACGCCAACCCCGCCCAAGGCCTATTCCAGACAACTCGCCAGAACGCAGCAGGGAAGGGCAGCGGGCCTCGCTAATATTGCTTAATGACATGGACCCCGGCCCCTGTTATTGAGGATCATGGAATGGATCTTTATAAGCCTCGCCGTAGGACTCATTGCCTTGGTCGCTATCTTCGCCATAGCCGCCAATAACAATGATGGTGCGACGGGCCCAGGATTTATTGACTTTGATAAATACAAGTCCCAGGAACTTTCCAAACGCGGGTTGTTCGACAAGACCAAATGGTGATGCCCATGGTGCGGCGCTCCTGCCGACCCGGACCGGGGACACATTTTCGCCGCACCTTGGCGTTCGTTGCCGGATGGATATTGCATGCTGTCCAAATCGAGGAGGAATGGCCCTGGGCGCGGGATCAAGCTGTAGGTGTAACTAGCTTGATTTTCATTGAAAATGTCTCGGGCGTTCAGCGTGCCATTTGGCGCGACCCCTGCGAAAGATGAAACAACCTTCCTTCGAAGGACGATTTTCAAAAAAGGCTTTTTGGGTGGTTCCCAGAAAGCCTTTTTCATTTTGACGCCGCCAGCATCACGGCAGGTCTGGCGTTTCTGCCTTTTCTGGGGTGTTCGGATAAGCGCCGGCGCGAAATCGCCAGGCGATGGCGCGGCGCCAGAGGACAGCCGGACAGGGCCGCTGCCTGGGCCGGTGTGCGGATCATTGGCGAGCCGGCGCGGGCGGAAGGAGCCTGCCTGACATCGTAGGCCGGTTGCCCCACGGCACAGCTCCATCACGCCGCAAGCACTGCCGTAGCGCTGCCGGAACCATGTCCGAACGCCCGCCACGACAAACGCCATGGGGCAGCCTAACGTCAGCCGCCGCGCAACCTGCCGCAGTTACGCCGAAGGGGCGGGAAACACCGTTTCCCGCTTAGGCGTTTTCCTCAGACGCATTGCCGCCGGCAATGGCGTTGATGGCTTCTTGCAGGGTCGACAGCGATTCATGCCGCAAGCCGATGACGCCTTTGCTCCCGTCCTCGCGTTCGTAGCGAAGCAGGGCTTTCTGTTCCTTGTGCGAGTAGATGGGTTCGTAAAAAACTGAGATAAAAGCATTTTGGGCGGTGTGGCTGGCCATGGTGATTCTCCAAGCGCAGTGGGGTGCTCCGTCAAATCGACAGATAGCTCCAAAGCGAATCCGCGGGCTACTCTAAATAATTAGGGGGACAGGGTGTTGCGTTGTATCTAATATCTTGTATAGCAATGTAGTATCTGTCAGATGTGCATAATTTCGCTGCAAATGCCCCGGGCTGTTAGCCGGTTGCAACGCTTGAGGGTAAATGGCGGGGTTGGGAGGCCTGTTAAACGAGTGCGGAACTATCTAGTAACAATGCAAAAATTTTTTATTATAATAAACAAGCAAATCAATAACAACTAGCATTAATGACAGTTTATACGTTATTCATGCTTCGATATGCATGTGCGAACAAGGAGGTCGCGCATGCAGATCGAATACAATCCACGAGAGCGTCTGAACGGCGGCGTCTCGTTGGGCTTGCCGTATGAAGCCGCCCAGGACGTCACGGCCAGGGTGTTGCGGACGCAGGACGTCGAGGCCGCCTATCGGTTGCGGCATGAGGTGTTCGCCAAGGAGTTGCGGTGGGTGCCGCTTGCCGACGACGGCCTGGAGCATGATGTCTATGACGTCCAGGCCAAGCATTTTGGCGTGTTTCGGGATCGGAAGATTCTGTCTTACCTGCGCCTGGTGTCGCCGGAGCATCGCTACATGCTGGAAAAGGAATTTCGCGCCCTGGTCTCGCCGGACCACGACATTCGCAAGGCCCCGGACACTCGCGAAGTCTCCCGCTTGTGCGTCAGTTTCGACGAGCGCGGCACGAAGGTGCGGACATCCATCGGCTCGATAGGTGTGTCTATGATGCTCTATCGACAGGTCTACCAATGGTGCATCCCCAACAAGGTCCGCTACCTGTATCTGGTGGTCGAATACAAGGTGCTGCGGCTACTCAAGATGTTCGGCTTTCCCTGCGTGCTGGTCGGTGAGCCGACGCGGATGCCCGACGGCGTGGTGGCGGCGGCGGCGATCATGGACTGGCGGGAATTCGAGGCGAAAAACCTGCTCTCGCGGCCCGAACTGCTGGACTGGTTCAATCAGGATCCAGAATACCGAGGTGGGTTGCTACCGCCACCGCCTGTGGCCTATTCTGAACGTCAAGTTTCTTTATGATGTTGTAGATATGATAATTGACGGTACATTCGCTTATCTGAAGTATGGCTGAAATATCCCAGGAGCTTTTGCCGTGCTTGAGCCAGCTGAGGACTTCCCGCTCGCGGCCGGAGAGCAATTTGCGATTGTGCTGGATCAGGCGCGACTCGATGATTCTCGAAGAGGCCAGGTGCAGATGGGGGACGATGGTCTGCAAAATGGCAATGACGATCGGGTCATATTTCTTGAAATTTCCGGAAAAGGAAAACAAGCTGGCCTGTTTGCAAAAACCGAACGGTCTGGCGCCGTAAGTGTAGCCATGGACCAGGTTGAAGTCCGAGGCCAGGGTGATGAACTCGCGGGCCGGCTTGTGCGCTTTGTAGGTCTGGTCCCAGTATTGCGGGGTAAAAGACGTGAAGTTGCGTTTGACGATGACGTCGATGCCGCTGAAGTTCTTTTCTTTGTAGGTCTGGAGCCACTCGACGGGATAGTTGATGTTGGCCAGTTCGTAGGACTCGACCGCGCCGTCCGGGCTCAGCTTGGCCAGGCCCGAAGTGGACTGGTCGAAGGGCACGATGGTGTTTAAAAGGGCAAATATCTGCTTGTAGTCGGCTTCCGTGCTGCACTCCAGACATTTGACCGTGATGTCGAGCAGGGTAAGCGCGTCAAGTTTGGACAGTCGCGGCAGTTTTCTTGGGCCATCGTTTTGAGACATGTGCGGCGCCGTGTGGTTGAAGCTTCGTTGCCGGTTGGATCGAGACGGTTTCCCTGTTGCAAGGCTTGGCGTTCATGGGCCGGCCACGCCGTCGAGCCGTGGCGTTTGCGCATTGGACAGGCAAACCGCGCGGCAAAACGCAGCGGCCTGCCGGGGGCGGGCGTGCCCTGGGAGTGGGATGCCCGGAGAGGCCAGGGCCTTCAGCTTGGCGTACCCGGACCTGGGTCTGTTGACAAGTCTGTAGAAGAGAGCCTGTGCCGCAAACGCTTTTCGCGTGGCCTTTGCGGGCGGGTGGGATCAGGAAAGGTCGGGGAACGGGGCCAACAGCAGCTCGCCGAGGTCGAAGCCGGTTTCCAGACGGGCGCTGTCGCGCTCCACGGCCTCGATGTTGGCCGCCAGCAGAGCCACCAGCTCGCCGTCGATGCGGCCCCGGGCGGCCTCGTCGCCAAGAATCGACAGCGCCCGCTGCCGGGACAGGGCCGGCTTGTAATGACGGGCCATGGTGATGGCGTCGTAGATATCGACAATGGCGATGATGCGGCTTTGCAGCAAGATGGCCTGGCCGCGCAGGCCGTCGGGGTAGCCCGAGCCGTCCAGACGTTCGTGGTGCTGGGAGATGATGGCGAGCAGTCGGGCCATGTTCTCGGGGAAGGGGATGTGTTGGAGGATGCGCCGGCTTTCCTCGGGATGGCGCTCGATTTCCTTGCGTTCCTCGGGGGTCAGGTTGCCCCGGGCGATGCGCAGGCAGGCGGTTTCGTCCGGTTCGAGCACGGGCAGGGCCCCGTGGGCGGTGTCCAGGCGCAGCTGGCTGATGCTGTCCAGCAGGGCGAGGTCTTCGTCAGTGACGGCGTCGGCGGCGTTGATCCGGGCCAGGTGTTCCGCCTCAGGCCCGTAATCTCGTCCCTGGAGCTGGCCGAGCAGGGCCAGGCGCTGGCCGATGACGGCCATGGTCCCGGCGGACAGGCGGGTGGCCTTGGTGAGCACTTCCTCGCGGATGCCGATCTTGCCCACGTCGTGGAGCAGCCCGGCGTAGAGCAGTTCCTCAAGGTCGCTTGGGGTGAAGGCCACGCCGGCAAAGGCGCCTTCGTCGCGGTGCACGGCCCGGGCCAGGGCCACGCCGAGGCGGGCCACCCGCTGGGAATGGCCCGAGGTGAAGGGGTCCCGGGCGTCAATGGCCGTGGCCAGGGCCTGCATAAGGGAATTGATCAGGGTCTGGACGGACTTGAAATGCAGGGCGTTGTCCAGGGCGATGCCGGCCACGGCGGCCAGGGTGCCGACGTGCTGGAGGTGGCTGGCCTCGAACAGCATGGGGGCCGGCCCGGCCAGGACCAGCATGCCCACGCACTTGTCCGAAGCCGAAAGGGGATAGACCAGCAGGGAGGCCACGTCGGCCTCGCCGGCCCAGCGTTTGTCGGCGGCCAGGTCGTTTATGATTTCGCCCTTGCGGCTGGCGATGATGGCGGCAAAAAGGGCCGAGGCGGCGATGTTGTCCAGCCGGCAGGCAATGGTCTGGCCAAAGCTCACGGCCGGCGCGAAAGGGGCGTCGGCGGCTTCGCGCAAAAACACCATGCCGCAGTCGGCCGGCAGTTCGCCGCGGCGGCATTCGTCCAAAAGCGCCAGGGCGACTTCGCGGGGCCGCAGGGAGGTGTTTAAGCCGGTGGTGGCCCGGTGGAGCAGGGAGACTTCGCGGTATTTGACCAGGGTTTCGGCGGCCAGAGTCCGGCGCAGGGCCTCGCCGTCGATGATGGTTTCCAGGCAGTCGGCGGCGAACCGGGCCGTTGCGGCCAGGGCGGCCTCGCCGGCCGGGTCCGGGGGCGCGCCTCCTGGCGGCGTGCAGGCCAGATAGCCCAGGATCAGGCCGTCCTGGCGCAGGGGGTCGAGCCGATGGACGTTTGCCGGGATGGGATCGGCGGCGTCGATGACCGTGGCGGCCCAACCCGGGCCCAACATGCGGCTGGCCCGGTCGAGCAGGGGGGCCAGGGCCCTTTTTTTGAGCAGTCGCCGCAGCGGCACCATGTCGGCAGATTCCCCGGGCCGCTCAGGGGTCGAGTCCGAGCAGTTCCTTGGCCACCTTGAGCACTTCGTCGGGATCGAAAGGCTTGGTCATGTAGCGGCTGGCCCCGAGTTCCAGGCCTTGGCGGCGGTCGACCTCCTGGCCCTTGGCGGTCAGCAGCACGATGCCGATGCCGGTGGCTTCGGGGTCTTCCTTGACGCGTTGGCAGACCTCATAGCCGTTGAGCTTGGGCATCATGATGTCGAGGAACACGACGTCGGGCTTGCGGGACTTGATGAGTCCCAGACCTTCCTCGCCGTTTTGGGCGGAAAGAATCTCCACGCCATAATCCTCTTCCAGCTCTTCCAGCGTCTGCTCCAGGAGCATACGGATATGGACCTCATCATCGACGATGAGAATCGTTCCGGGCATGACCGTCTCCTTTGGGTGGCGCCAACCAACCCGAATGGTAGTCAATGCCCAAGCCGAAGGCAAGGACACACGGGCATTTGCGCGCAAAAAACCGAAAACGGCGAAGGGTTCGGGCCAGGCGTCAGTGATGGGAGCCGCAGTCCCCGCCGCAGTTGCCGCCTGCCCCGGAAAAATCAAGGCGCGAATGGATGGCGAAACCTTGCGGACCGCAGTCCACGGTGACCGGCGCGGCCTGGTCGCACAGCAGCCGGGCCATGCACAGGGCATGGCCGGCCGCCTCCACGACGACGTCGGCGTCCGTGGCCGAATCCGGGGCAAGGTCGAGCCGGGGGCCGGAGGCGTGCATGAAAGACAAAAAGATGCGGAGTTGCGGCCGGGACGCGCCCGGGAAAAGGCCATCCAGGGCCTGGCGGGCGGCCAGGGTCAGGCGAATGGGAGAATCGGCGGCAGACTCCATGACCGTGACTTACGTTTCGCGACGACAGCTGTCAACCGGCCAGGGAAATTGAAGAAAAAAGGCCGGCTGGAGCCGGCCTGCAAACACGGTTTTTTGGGGGAGGAGCGCGACGATCAGGAACAGGAGCCGCCGCCGCAGCCGCCGGAACCGCCGCCGCAACCCCCGGAGCCGCAGGAGCCGCCGCCAAGCTGCAGGCTTGATTTCACGGTGAATCCGTAGTCGGTCATGTCGATGTCGATGGGGCTGGCCATGGCCGCCAGTTCCTTGTCCACGACAAAGGTGTAACCGTTTAAATCAAAGACGTCGTCGTTGTCCCGGGGCTCGTCCAGGGCCAGGGTCAGGGACGGACCGCAGCAACCGCCCTTGTTGAGATAGACGCGGATGGGCGTTTTTTGTTTGTCGGCAAAGTAGTTGTCCAGTTCGGTCCGGGCCGAATCGCTCAAAGAAACCATGGATACCTCCAGGCGAGAGATGGTTAACGGGTAATCACGCCCCAGGCCATTGTCAAATACGCCTGGCCGATGGAATTTTGGCTGTTCGAAAGAAAAACGTAATGGCTTGGCCGGCGCGGCCAGGGCTGCCGTGTCCCGGCGGCCAAGGCCGTCACCCGCGTTGGCGCAACCATCAGGCCCATAAAAAAGGCCGGCTGTCGCCAGCCGGCCCGGGAAAGCACATCAACCTCGGCGGTTAGACCGAGCAGGAACCGCCGGAACAGGACGAGCCGCAGCCGCTGCCGCCGCCCAGTTCCAGGCTGGAAGTCACCGAAAAGCCCATGTAGGTCATGTCGACCTTCAGCGGGGAAGCCTTCTCGTAAAGCTCCTTCTCGATGACAAAGGTGTATCCGGAAACGTCGAGCACCTCGTCCGCTTCGCGCGGCTCATCCAGAGCCAGCGCCAGTCTCGGACCCGCTCAGCCGCCAGACGACAGGTAAATACGGACCGGGGTCTTTTCCTTGTCGGCGAAATACCCATCCAGCTGGGTCTTTGCCGATTCCGTCAACTCAACCATGGGAACCTCCATAGGACAAGCTCGTTCAATGCAACTAAGCATGACCGATCAGAAAGTCAAATAGGAGCCGCCGCCGGGCCGTCGGGCCGATTGCCAGGGTTTCCTCTTTTAGGCTAGACGGATGCAAAGCCGGACGGGAGTATCGCGTGAGCAAGCACAAAAAAATCATGACCGCCGGCGAGGTGCGCCGCACCCTGGAGCGCCTCGCTTTCGAAATCATCGAACGCCACGATCCGAGCTGCCATCTGGCCATCGTCGGCATCCAACGGCGCGGGGCCGAGCTGGCCACGCGGCTTAAGGCCCTCATCG
It contains:
- a CDS encoding acyl-homoserine-lactone synthase, with the protein product MQIEYNPRERLNGGVSLGLPYEAAQDVTARVLRTQDVEAAYRLRHEVFAKELRWVPLADDGLEHDVYDVQAKHFGVFRDRKILSYLRLVSPEHRYMLEKEFRALVSPDHDIRKAPDTREVSRLCVSFDERGTKVRTSIGSIGVSMMLYRQVYQWCIPNKVRYLYLVVEYKVLRLLKMFGFPCVLVGEPTRMPDGVVAAAAIMDWREFEAKNLLSRPELLDWFNQDPEYRGGLLPPPPVAYSERQVSL
- a CDS encoding LuxR family transcriptional regulator — its product is MSQNDGPRKLPRLSKLDALTLLDITVKCLECSTEADYKQIFALLNTIVPFDQSTSGLAKLSPDGAVESYELANINYPVEWLQTYKEKNFSGIDVIVKRNFTSFTPQYWDQTYKAHKPAREFITLASDFNLVHGYTYGARPFGFCKQASLFSFSGNFKKYDPIVIAILQTIVPHLHLASSRIIESRLIQHNRKLLSGREREVLSWLKHGKSSWDISAILQISECTVNYHIYNIIKKLDVQNRPQAVAVATHLGILDPD
- a CDS encoding HD domain-containing phosphohydrolase encodes the protein MVPLRRLLKKRALAPLLDRASRMLGPGWAATVIDAADPIPANVHRLDPLRQDGLILGYLACTPPGGAPPDPAGEAALAATARFAADCLETIIDGEALRRTLAAETLVKYREVSLLHRATTGLNTSLRPREVALALLDECRRGELPADCGMVFLREAADAPFAPAVSFGQTIACRLDNIAASALFAAIIASRKGEIINDLAADKRWAGEADVASLLVYPLSASDKCVGMLVLAGPAPMLFEASHLQHVGTLAAVAGIALDNALHFKSVQTLINSLMQALATAIDARDPFTSGHSQRVARLGVALARAVHRDEGAFAGVAFTPSDLEELLYAGLLHDVGKIGIREEVLTKATRLSAGTMAVIGQRLALLGQLQGRDYGPEAEHLARINAADAVTDEDLALLDSISQLRLDTAHGALPVLEPDETACLRIARGNLTPEERKEIERHPEESRRILQHIPFPENMARLLAIISQHHERLDGSGYPDGLRGQAILLQSRIIAIVDIYDAITMARHYKPALSRQRALSILGDEAARGRIDGELVALLAANIEAVERDSARLETGFDLGELLLAPFPDLS
- a CDS encoding response regulator transcription factor, producing the protein MPGTILIVDDEVHIRMLLEQTLEELEEDYGVEILSAQNGEEGLGLIKSRKPDVVFLDIMMPKLNGYEVCQRVKEDPEATGIGIVLLTAKGQEVDRRQGLELGASRYMTKPFDPDEVLKVAKELLGLDP
- a CDS encoding IscA/HesB family protein, with the protein product MVSLSDSARTELDNYFADKQKTPIRVYLNKGGCCGPSLTLALDEPRDNDDVFDLNGYTFVVDKELAAMASPIDIDMTDYGFTVKSSLQLGGGSCGSGGCGGGSGGCGGGSCS
- a CDS encoding IscA/HesB family protein, whose amino-acid sequence is MVELTESAKTQLDGYFADKEKTPVRIYLSSGGUAGPRLALALDEPREADEVLDVSGYTFVIEKELYEKASPLKVDMTYMGFSVTSSLELGGGSGCGSSCSGGSCSV